In Bacillus thuringiensis, the DNA window GTGCATTCTCTTAATACACGAGCATCATTTGTGAAGTGGTTCCATACGAACATACATACTTTCTTCTGTGGCATCATTTTCCTCCATTAAACTTGTTAATACTTTAATATTATTTTTCCACCTCAAATATTGGAAAGCAAATTCATGCCCATTGTTCCCCATTTTTCTACGTAATATCTCATTTTCAGCTAGTTTGATAATGTGCTCTCCTAATTCTTTAACTGTTCGATCATTTGAAATCAAACCACATTGAGCTTCATTAATAACTTTCTCGGCATATCCAGACACATCTCCAATAATAGGCTTTTTCATACACATATAATCAATAACCTTTCCTGGTAAAACGGTTTGAAATACTTTTTCATCTACTAAACTAACATATGCAATATGTGCCTTTGCAACTTCTTTTAGGGTTTTATTACGACTTTTTGCTCTAATAATTTCTATATTAGAAAGTTTTTTGTCTTTAATAACCTCAGCCACCTGATAACTTTTAAACCCATAACCAATTATTTTAAATTTAATATTTTCCTTTCCTCGTAAATATTCAGCCACCTCAATCAACTTTAATACATCTTGAGCTAACCCGATATTTCCTGTATAAATTACTTCAACTGTTTTAGTACTCGAATCAGTTATAGCTTGTTTAGTTTCTATCATATGTAATTCTTCTTCTGTTAAAGAGTTTGGCATAAATGATATTTTTTCACGTCTAACCCCTTTTAACTCCAGGTATGGAATAAACCCTGCGCTATTTACAATAATTTGATCAGCTACACGATACAACATCTTTTCTAATGCATATGCTATCGATAATACAAACCGATTTGCAAAAACTCCAACTCCTAACAAGGATTCCGGCCATAAATCTCGTACATCTAATAATAATTCAGCTTTTAACTTTTTTTTAGCCAAAAAGCCAGCTATACCAATAAAAATAGGCGGAGTTGAAACAAATACATAATCATATTTTTTATCCATACGGAATATAGCCATAATAAAAAGCATTGTGATTTCTAAATACAAAAATAATCTCCTTAGCATATTATTTGTGTATTTTTTCACTCTTGGTTTTACTCTTATAACATCTTCACTATTTATCGATTCTTCATCCCAAAATTCCTTCTTCTTATATAAATTCTCATTTGGATACCTTGGATCAGTAGTCAAGATTGTAACATCGTATCCTTTTTCACTTAATTCCAAATAAATATTCTTTATTCTATTCGCTGCACTTCCGATTTCTGGATAAAAATTTTGTGCTATTACTAACACCTTCTTCATTTTTCTATGTCCCTTCTTCCTCCCATATCAAATAATACCCCATTCTATTTCACCTAATCACTTACTATTTTTACTATTTTTTAACAAAGTTCGCTTTAAATTTACAAAGTTCGCTTTAAATTTACAAATACAAGGATATCACTAAATCTGACAAAATTGAACCTTTCTAACTAATAATTTAGCTTTTTACACCTAACATAAATAAAGATATATATATAAATAAATAGTATTTAAATCTCAACATTTACTATAAAGTGACCCAATACAAATAAACCTTGAACAGTAGATAATAAAATCAACTGTTCAAGGTTTACAGTATTCAAAATAATATTAATTGAATATTTATCGTAAAGCACGCTTTGGTAATTTATCAATATTCTCTAACATAATACCTGTACCAACCGCAACACATTGCATTGGGTTTTCAGCAATTAATACTGGTACTTTTAGTTCTTCTGCTAGAAGCATATCGATACCATGTAGTAAAGCTCCACCGCCTGTTAGAATAACACCGCGATCGATGATGTCCGCAGATAATTCTGGTGGTGTGCGCTCTAGTACGCCTTTTGCAGCTTGTACAATAATAGCCGCGTCTTCTTTTAGTGCTTCTGTAATTTCTTCAGAGCATACTGTAATTGTACGTGGTAAGCCCGTTACCATGTCACGTCCACGAATTTCAAGCTCTTCGCTACGTGCACCTGGGAATACTGTACCAACTTTAATTTTAATATTTTCTGAAGTACGTTCTCCAATTAACAGCTTATACTTACGTTTAACATAGTTTAAGATCTCCATATCAAACTTATCGCCAGCCATTTTGATAGAGGAAGAGGTAACAATATCACCCATAGATAGTACAGCGATATCTGTTGTACCTCCACCAATATCAACAACCATGTTACCGCTTGGTTGGAAGATTTCCATACCAGCACCAACTGCGGCTACTTTTGGTTCTTCTTCTAAAAATACTGTTTTACCACCTGAACGTTCAGCAGCCTCACGAATTGCTTTCTGTTCTACTGATGTGATATTTGTTGGACAACAAATTAAAATACGAGGTTTTGAAAAGAAGCTCTTTACGTCCAATTTGTTAATGAAATACTTTAACATTGCTTCTGTAATTTCGAAATCTGCGATTACACCATCTTTAAGTGGACGAATTGCTACAATATTACCAGGCGTACGCCCCACCATACTTCTTGCTTCTTCACCTACTGCTAATACTTTACCTGTGTTACGATCAATTGCAACAACAGATGGCTCATTTAATACAATACCTTTACCTTTAACATGGATTAATACGTTAGCCGTACCTAGGTCAATTCCGATATCTCGCGCAAACATTCCCGTTTTTTCCTCCTCGATATTCAAAATCAGGTTACACCCGAATTCTTTTACACCTAATTTCTGATTTTATCATAAATTTAACAGAAACGTAATATTCGCAAAAAGAATTCTTCTGAAAAATATTACCGAATCGAAACGGAATGTTCACGATTGTACCTTTATTGACGTACCGGCTTTTCTACATCTTCTTTTCTATACTTTTGTTTTGTTGCTTCTCCGCCTCTTAAATGACGAATAGACTTATGATAATCAAGAATTTCTTTCACTTCATTTGCGAGCTCTGGATTAATTTCTGGTAGACGTTCCGTTAAATCTTTATGGACTGTACTCTTTGATACCCCAAATTCCTTTGCAATGACACGCACTGTCTTTCTTGTCTCCACGATATACTTACCAATCTTGATAGTTCTCTCTTTGATGTAATCGTGCACACCACTCGCCTCCCTAAATTGGATGTGAGAAGGGTGAAATGAGCCTCGCTGCATATGACTAAGAAGTAAGTGTGAGTGCTGTTTGTAAGCGTTAAACATTCTTGGATTTATAATGAAATGATTCACGATTTCTCACCTCAAACACTCTCTTTGCTTTGGTTTATACCATTGTATTGCCCGTGCTACTGATATATGCTACATGTTCAATATTTTTATAAGTTTGTAAGAAGAAAGATAAAACATATATTTTTATACCCTTATGCATTCTAATAAAAAAGACGTATTAGTTTTCTTATTTAAAACTAATACGTCTCACTATTCATATTCTATTTTTCTGGAACCTTATAAATTCCTGAAAGTACTTCTGAAAATTTCTTCATATCAACTTCAGGAGATATTGGAAAACGCTTTATTTCCATTAATTTATTTGTACGATTGGCATAACCTTGATTATTAGTAAAAGCTAAATTAAATTTAATTCCATTTAATAACGATATAGATTTTTCATTATATTCTCCAAATGGATATGCAAAATAATCCGTTTTTAAAATTGATTTACTCATAGAAAGATCCTCTTTAACCACCGAATCTGGTTGTGAAACCAAGTAGGCTTCACCGTTTTTACTCAATTTAAACAAATCATGTGTATAACTACCAAATTCAAAGACATCTTTCATTTTATTAATTTCATGCTTGCTAAGTGGTTGTATTTTTTTAGGATCAAATACTTCTTCTTTATCAGTTAGTCTCGATGTAACCACAAAAGCAGTAGCCTTCATTTTATATTTCTTTAATATCGGATATGCATATGTATAATTTGTTTTTGAACTATCATCAAAAGTAATTAGGACACTTTTTTCGGAAAGTTCCCCCTTATTTTTCATATATTCCTCAAATTCTTTCATTGTAATGGTCTTATATCCCTTGTCATTCAAATACTTCATTTGCTTTTCAAACTGTTCTACTGATAAAATTGTTTCCTTATCTTTAAATACACCATTTTCCTTTTTATCATTTTCTTTCAGTAAATGATGATACATTAAAACAGGAATTTTTTGATTTTCCGCTTCTTTTTTATTAGTTTTATTAAATGCAAAAACGCAGACACTAATTAATAGTATCAATGATATAATAATTACAAACCAATTTTTCACCTTCATGATTCTTCTCCCTTAACAGTTATCATATTTGTAGAGTTCAATGTCCGAACAACTATATCATCTACCTTTTTCAACATCTCTTTATAATAGTTAGGCTCGTAATGATTTACCGATTCACCACCATAAGGAAAGTCGTATTGACCAATATAACCAAATTGCGTTAAATCAATTACTTGTATATTAGGCATTAAATGTAACAAATAATTTTCCATATATTCAAACAGTGTATTACTCCGTTCAATAAAGTTTCTATCATTTTTAAACTTCTTCACTTTCTTATCCTTATCATAAAAAGTTTCTATAGCACGTGCTCTTTGTAAAATGATTCTTTCTTGAGGGATATACTCTTGTATTTTTCGCGAAAAACTTTCCATAGCTTTATGCCAATAAGAAAGATATATTTCGACATTTTCACGTGTCAAAATTTCCGCCCTTCTTGAAATTTCATATAAATATTCTGAATCACGTACATAATAACTCCCCGTAATAATATGATCTTCATCAAAAATTATTAAATCAGAAAAAACATCTGCATAAAAATCCATTATTAAAAATTCAGGTTTTAACAACTCTATCTTTTCAAAAAAGCCCTTTTCAAAATCATCCTTTATATAATCAATTTGTGTCTGAGTATAATTCAAAAAATAATCAATTGGGAATTTTGTAGGCTTACTCATAACACTAACAACAGAAGAATGAAATTGCGTATGTACTACATCATACTTTTCTTTATAATCGGGATTAAAGTATGTATTAGAACTAAACGCTACACGACTATAACAAGAACCACACACTGCAATTTTAATTGGGTTCGTTACCGGTGTTATAACTTTCTTTCTCACTTTAAATGCCAGTGAGTTACCTTCCACTAAACATGGCTTTATATCATAATTAGGGATTATTTGTTCATATTCAAGTTCATTAACGCCCCTATCTTGTGTATAAACAGCGAACTCTCCTTTAGATCCTGTTTCTTTATCTAATACCTCAACATATATCCCCCAGATAGCACCTTCATCTATACGATAATTATTTAGTACTGATTTCAGCGAAAACTTACTTGATAAATTATTACAGCTTAACTCAAAGGGTAATTCAATAACATATGGTATTAAACGATTAGAATTGCTTCTTAATCGAAGGTATAACCTATTAATTTGAAAAGGCTCGTTTAGATTTTCTAACCCTTGAATGCTTCCAAAAAGTGCAACAGTTGTTCCGACTTCATAACTTAAACGCTCCAGTTGCATACTAATATTTGTTTGTTCCACTTTTAACATTAATGAGTTTTTATCATCAATTAAGAATTTCGCCTTACATAACCTATTATTGGCCAATGCTGAAAACTGGTCATCTATTCTACAAATCTCAGGTATAATTAGCGGTAACCTAACATAATTCCCCTGTAGGTCACATATATCGATGACACCTTTCCATGTATCGCCGGGCTTTACAACTTCTTTTTCAAAAACTGATCTTTTAGCAATAAAAAATGAAAATAGATTTCCCCCTAACTCCTTATTAGCGGCTTCTATTTTTATTGATTCATTATGAACACCAATTCCCTGCTCTTCTATTTTATTAAAAACTAAATGAGCTGCATAATTTAATGTAGTATGTGGTGAATAATTAACAATTATCACCTGTAGAATTAATCCCTCTGGTCTTAATTCTACATGATGAACTTTTACTTCTATTTCTTTAGGTTTAACCCAAATCGATAAATTATTTTTTCTTGTAACATAAGGTACCGCCTGAAACAATGTGTCCTCAAAGGGATAATAAGAAGCCTGAAAAGAAGGACAGTTTAACATATCAAGTTTATATTTATCATTATTGACCTTCACATAAAAATCCCATGCCTCCCCACTACTCAAAATCTCCCTCTTATCATGAAAATCTAGTATCGCACTAAAATTTTCCCCATCCCAATCTACCTTTAACAGGATAACCTTAGGAAAAAATAAAGCTTCACTATTAATTTGTTCCTGCAATAATATCTTTGGTTCTAAATTCGATATATTACCTTCCAACTTCCCCGTAACCACAAGAATACCTGTTTTGTTATTAAACTTCACACCAGTAATAGTATTTTTAATATTAAACACTCCCAACTAAGAAATAAATTTTATTTTTTCATCAAAATTTCTATAAACCATCCAATATTTCATTACAATACATTGATACTACATAGCTTTGTAGGTACTAGATAACTAACTCACCAGATATTCTAATTAAATTCACTCTATAAAAATAAAGAACCTAAATACACCCACACCTTTAGCTTTAGTGTGTCACTGGCATAGCAAAAGATTAAAAATTTACACTCGCGGAACTTGTAATCACGTCAATAATCAATCTCCCTTACATACTATACTACTAAAAATTAAATAGGAAAATTTTGTTTTACTCTAAACCTAAATAATTATATAAGGAAATTTTTATTTTTTCTATATCTTATTTATTAAGTTATTCTTCACAAAAAATGACACCTTGTATATAAGGTGTCATTCTTCTCTTTCCAACTCTTCTTCTAACAATTGATGGTGGGGAACCTCTTTCTTACCGGCAATATAATAATATAAAGTGAATAAAACAAACAATAAAATAATAGCAGTCGACAGAACAAATAAAAATGACACAGTATCCCCTCCTTTTTGTAATATATATTCGAGAATCTCGTCATTTTTCCTTGTTATTGCAACTTTTTTCTCGAAATTGAGTATTTTTATATAAAAGTAAAAAAATCAGCTCTCCTAGTGAGAACTGATTTTTTCACTTTTCTATTCTTGTGAAGAAGAACTGTTAGATGATTCTGTAGAACCATTTGTTGATTTCTCTTCTTTCTTCGGTTCTTCTTTTTTATCACTAGTCGAACCGCTTGTTGATTTCTCTTCTTTTTGAGACTTGTCTTCTGTTTTATTTTCTGGTTTCGTGCTCGTTGACTTTTCTTCTTTTTGAGATTTGTCATCAGCTTTTTTACCAGAAGCATTCGTTGCTTTTGCAGCACCTGCATCAGCTTTAATTTCTGCTACTGACTTATTTAAGTAACGTTCAGGGTTCACAGCCACATTGTCTTTACGTACTTCAAAGTGAACGTGAGACCCTGCTTCTTTATTCATTGCACTTAGACCGGATTTTCCTAATACTTCACCTTGTACAACTCGTGCACCTTTTTCTACTTTCACACTGCCTAAGCTTTGATAAGAAGCTGCTACACCATTTCCGCTATCAACTGTTACAACATAACCAAGAAGTGAATCTTTTTCAGCTTTCGTTACTGTACCGCTTAAAGCAGCAGCTACATTGAATTCTTTTCCATTCTTCGCAGCAATGTCGA includes these proteins:
- a CDS encoding DUF6270 domain-containing protein, giving the protein MFNIKNTITGVKFNNKTGILVVTGKLEGNISNLEPKILLQEQINSEALFFPKVILLKVDWDGENFSAILDFHDKREILSSGEAWDFYVKVNNDKYKLDMLNCPSFQASYYPFEDTLFQAVPYVTRKNNLSIWVKPKEIEVKVHHVELRPEGLILQVIIVNYSPHTTLNYAAHLVFNKIEEQGIGVHNESIKIEAANKELGGNLFSFFIAKRSVFEKEVVKPGDTWKGVIDICDLQGNYVRLPLIIPEICRIDDQFSALANNRLCKAKFLIDDKNSLMLKVEQTNISMQLERLSYEVGTTVALFGSIQGLENLNEPFQINRLYLRLRSNSNRLIPYVIELPFELSCNNLSSKFSLKSVLNNYRIDEGAIWGIYVEVLDKETGSKGEFAVYTQDRGVNELEYEQIIPNYDIKPCLVEGNSLAFKVRKKVITPVTNPIKIAVCGSCYSRVAFSSNTYFNPDYKEKYDVVHTQFHSSVVSVMSKPTKFPIDYFLNYTQTQIDYIKDDFEKGFFEKIELLKPEFLIMDFYADVFSDLIIFDEDHIITGSYYVRDSEYLYEISRRAEILTRENVEIYLSYWHKAMESFSRKIQEYIPQERIILQRARAIETFYDKDKKVKKFKNDRNFIERSNTLFEYMENYLLHLMPNIQVIDLTQFGYIGQYDFPYGGESVNHYEPNYYKEMLKKVDDIVVRTLNSTNMITVKGEES
- a CDS encoding glycosyltransferase family 4 protein codes for the protein MKKVLVIAQNFYPEIGSAANRIKNIYLELSEKGYDVTILTTDPRYPNENLYKKKEFWDEESINSEDVIRVKPRVKKYTNNMLRRLFLYLEITMLFIMAIFRMDKKYDYVFVSTPPIFIGIAGFLAKKKLKAELLLDVRDLWPESLLGVGVFANRFVLSIAYALEKMLYRVADQIIVNSAGFIPYLELKGVRREKISFMPNSLTEEELHMIETKQAITDSSTKTVEVIYTGNIGLAQDVLKLIEVAEYLRGKENIKFKIIGYGFKSYQVAEVIKDKKLSNIEIIRAKSRNKTLKEVAKAHIAYVSLVDEKVFQTVLPGKVIDYMCMKKPIIGDVSGYAEKVINEAQCGLISNDRTVKELGEHIIKLAENEILRRKMGNNGHEFAFQYLRWKNNIKVLTSLMEENDATEESMYVRMEPLHK
- a CDS encoding rod shape-determining protein — translated: MFARDIGIDLGTANVLIHVKGKGIVLNEPSVVAIDRNTGKVLAVGEEARSMVGRTPGNIVAIRPLKDGVIADFEITEAMLKYFINKLDVKSFFSKPRILICCPTNITSVEQKAIREAAERSGGKTVFLEEEPKVAAVGAGMEIFQPSGNMVVDIGGGTTDIAVLSMGDIVTSSSIKMAGDKFDMEILNYVKRKYKLLIGERTSENIKIKVGTVFPGARSEELEIRGRDMVTGLPRTITVCSEEITEALKEDAAIIVQAAKGVLERTPPELSADIIDRGVILTGGGALLHGIDMLLAEELKVPVLIAENPMQCVAVGTGIMLENIDKLPKRALR
- a CDS encoding polysaccharide deacetylase family protein, translated to MKVKNWFVIIISLILLISVCVFAFNKTNKKEAENQKIPVLMYHHLLKENDKKENGVFKDKETILSVEQFEKQMKYLNDKGYKTITMKEFEEYMKNKGELSEKSVLITFDDSSKTNYTYAYPILKKYKMKATAFVVTSRLTDKEEVFDPKKIQPLSKHEINKMKDVFEFGSYTHDLFKLSKNGEAYLVSQPDSVVKEDLSMSKSILKTDYFAYPFGEYNEKSISLLNGIKFNLAFTNNQGYANRTNKLMEIKRFPISPEVDMKKFSEVLSGIYKVPEK
- a CDS encoding M23 family metallopeptidase — translated: MRGRNNKKSQKVVHLFQKRWVFPALYIACAAVILMVALWFQGANPKKTPNQDQATPYTQSEDPAVPVTKSSEVVKMPAAANAEVVVQKKFYEDAATEAEQEKALVFYNNTYSPNKGIDIAAKNGKEFNVAAALSGTVTKAEKDSLLGYVVTVDSGNGVAASYQSLGSVKVEKGARVVQGEVLGKSGLSAMNKEAGSHVHFEVRKDNVAVNPERYLNKSVAEIKADAGAAKATNASGKKADDKSQKEEKSTSTKPENKTEDKSQKEEKSTSGSTSDKKEEPKKEEKSTNGSTESSNSSSSQE
- the spoIIID gene encoding sporulation transcriptional regulator SpoIIID — protein: MHDYIKERTIKIGKYIVETRKTVRVIAKEFGVSKSTVHKDLTERLPEINPELANEVKEILDYHKSIRHLRGGEATKQKYRKEDVEKPVRQ